A stretch of the Candidatus Jettenia sp. AMX2 genome encodes the following:
- the tnpA gene encoding IS200/IS605 family transposase — MPYTKVMIHFIWSTKNRIPLITPELKPLLLSHIKKNSGIKEIFIDTLNCVEDHIHLLISLGTGQTISKIAMLIKGESSFWVNKQKLTRQKFEWQDEYIALSVSESGIEKVRHYIANQDEHHKKKTFAQEYDEFLKLHGLSKNGLG, encoded by the coding sequence ATGCCCTATACCAAAGTAATGATACATTTTATCTGGTCAACCAAAAACAGGATACCGCTCATAACCCCTGAATTAAAACCTCTATTATTATCGCACATCAAGAAAAACAGTGGAATAAAAGAAATATTTATTGATACATTGAATTGTGTGGAAGACCATATTCATTTACTCATATCATTAGGAACCGGGCAAACCATATCAAAAATAGCCATGCTTATCAAAGGCGAATCTTCATTTTGGGTAAACAAGCAAAAACTCACAAGGCAAAAATTTGAGTGGCAGGATGAATACATAGCCCTTTCAGTCAGCGAATCAGGTATTGAAAAAGTCCGGCATTACATAGCAAACCAGGATGAGCATCATAAAAAGAAAACTTTTGCGCAGGAATATGACGAGTTTTTAAAACTGCACGGATTGAGCAAGAATGGTTTGGGCTAA
- a CDS encoding IS1634 family transposase — MQGSESFEILTAKRLDHLPLVSACMRYLEIGQIIDELVDSHKLNCVSTGECLQAMVLSILTGQHALYKVSEVLGDYDTEIVFQKQIKAESFHDNRLGVALDQMWEAGLGMLYSKLIAKAIMKYSLGLEKLHFDTTSISLYGAYEQEEDGDDIPRITYGHSKDKRTDLKQVLFGMTVSGDGGVPLTGRITSGNTSDSTENRFNLETLREIVPDISRSILVSDSKFFSAPTVEMAFEQGISFISLMPKTVGMYEEILKEDKPSEILLTTPGRRKGEYEEYRGFSLIAPYVYKTDNAEQRHRQMRFVVVESTALQKQKERVWKAKKEKEYQGLTKLSQGIQKREFACEEDALREIDKLRKQIKVDYHRLGFEREKRTVIEKRQHRGRPRAGEQLPQRESWTVNLSFQEDAEHLSQSKQRLNKFILVTNILDSSRMTDAEILKAYKGQSSVETNFKWAKNPAAVAPIFLKDPKRIAVLGFVYLVALMVYTLMQRQIRQSLKRDQKSIPGNKGLTDNPTGRVLFQNMRGIAVVVVSLGESVFKQVTNFTQLHEDILNYFAFDTAIYQSLKTISSA; from the coding sequence ATGCAGGGGAGTGAATCTTTTGAAATTCTAACTGCCAAGAGACTTGATCACCTTCCTTTGGTATCAGCTTGTATGCGATACCTGGAAATTGGTCAGATTATCGACGAACTGGTTGATTCTCACAAACTCAATTGTGTAAGTACCGGAGAATGTCTCCAGGCAATGGTCTTGTCAATCCTGACCGGTCAGCATGCTCTGTACAAAGTCTCAGAAGTATTGGGTGACTATGATACCGAGATTGTTTTCCAGAAACAGATTAAGGCCGAGTCATTCCATGATAACCGGTTAGGGGTGGCACTGGATCAGATGTGGGAAGCCGGTTTGGGAATGTTGTATTCAAAGCTCATAGCAAAAGCTATCATGAAATACTCGCTAGGACTGGAGAAGCTGCATTTTGATACTACCAGTATTAGCCTGTACGGTGCTTATGAGCAAGAAGAAGATGGGGATGACATTCCGAGAATTACGTATGGACATAGTAAGGATAAGAGAACAGACCTCAAGCAAGTACTATTTGGAATGACGGTTAGTGGAGATGGGGGAGTTCCTCTTACAGGAAGGATTACCTCGGGGAACACCTCTGACAGCACGGAGAACCGGTTTAACCTGGAAACATTGCGAGAGATAGTGCCGGATATTTCCCGGAGCATCCTTGTTTCGGATAGTAAATTTTTTTCTGCCCCAACCGTAGAGATGGCCTTTGAGCAGGGGATTTCTTTTATCAGTTTGATGCCAAAAACGGTAGGGATGTATGAGGAGATACTCAAGGAGGATAAGCCATCAGAGATTCTTTTGACTACCCCAGGTAGGAGAAAAGGAGAATATGAAGAGTACCGGGGGTTTTCTCTGATAGCACCTTATGTCTATAAGACAGACAACGCAGAGCAAAGACACAGGCAGATGAGGTTTGTGGTAGTGGAATCAACCGCCCTTCAGAAACAGAAAGAAAGGGTATGGAAGGCAAAGAAAGAAAAGGAATATCAGGGGCTTACGAAACTTTCTCAGGGGATACAGAAAAGGGAATTTGCTTGTGAGGAGGATGCGCTGAGGGAAATTGATAAACTCAGAAAACAGATCAAGGTAGACTATCATAGGTTGGGCTTTGAGAGGGAGAAGAGAACGGTTATTGAAAAAAGACAGCACAGAGGCCGACCAAGAGCAGGAGAACAACTTCCCCAGAGGGAGAGTTGGACAGTAAATCTCTCTTTTCAGGAAGACGCTGAGCACCTCTCTCAGAGTAAGCAAAGACTGAACAAATTCATTCTGGTAACGAATATTTTGGATTCTTCCCGGATGACTGATGCAGAGATTCTGAAGGCATACAAGGGACAGTCTTCAGTGGAGACAAACTTTAAATGGGCTAAGAATCCTGCAGCAGTAGCTCCTATCTTCCTGAAGGATCCAAAGAGAATTGCGGTCTTAGGATTTGTTTATCTGGTAGCCCTTATGGTATATACGCTGATGCAACGGCAGATAAGACAGTCACTGAAAAGGGATCAGAAGAGCATACCGGGTAATAAGGGACTAACTGATAATCCAACAGGGAGAGTACTGTTTCAAAATATGAGAGGAATAGCTGTGGTTGTTGTCTCTCTTGGTGAGTCTGTCTTTAAGCAGGTTACCAATTTTACGCAACTGCATGAGGATATTCTGAATTATTTCGCCTTTGATACTGCAATCTATCAATCATTAAAAACGATTTCTTCTGCTTAA
- a CDS encoding ATP-binding protein: protein MRVFIYPTEKKALQEALIKNLEGVGHKQAEIIVNWINERKADAKIIAQNPNVPGVIYKSEGSENFYRLMHHLNSLRDTYGYKEIFICDRHGDLKITTATGMAITNVAGYEFFKKALNGITFVSPIAPSVIPLENEYGVLETGMPTLYITTPVIYENKIIGVVCLRVDVMVIGKLMRSVRLGETGETYLINKDGFMISESRFVKDLKNFGIVRQRTTLELKVINPKTGKFIRSVKECLKGGSGHDGEGYEDYRGVQVLGFWQWIPELNWGVIAEIDVNEGYGTVKKLHTIVSTIMVLVTFVVISFAFFFGKKISEPLLYLTEVTKSILEGDYSKRVKIISDDEVGELSNSFNKMASFLEEKTQILKEYTTNLEKTVEERTKDLIRINQELENQSSNLERAYRELLTLDQMKDKMIRDVSHELKSPVAQVQMAIDLWSKEVKKGNLDPSKEEIFNKIINDSLRRLRKTIDSILDLSVLESGRLLFKKEPIYLNELTAQTVSGMRLLAEKKGLVLTCQIPDMVPPVIGDKDEIQRVITNLIDNSIKYTEAGEIHISVEQKGYYLEFVIKDTGVGIGLPKEKFTKLFERFFQERPRMDGAGVGLAICKNIIEVHQGQLSVESEGPGKGSTFRFILPVA, encoded by the coding sequence ATGAGGGTATTCATTTATCCTACTGAGAAAAAAGCGTTGCAGGAGGCATTGATAAAAAATCTGGAAGGGGTCGGACATAAACAGGCAGAAATTATTGTAAACTGGATTAATGAAAGAAAGGCAGATGCAAAAATCATTGCCCAAAACCCTAATGTGCCAGGCGTAATTTACAAATCGGAAGGAAGTGAAAATTTCTACCGGCTAATGCACCATTTAAACAGCCTCCGCGATACGTATGGTTATAAAGAAATTTTTATCTGCGACCGTCACGGTGATTTAAAGATCACGACTGCAACCGGAATGGCAATAACCAATGTCGCCGGATATGAATTTTTCAAGAAAGCTCTCAATGGTATTACGTTCGTTTCACCGATTGCCCCCTCCGTGATTCCATTGGAAAATGAATACGGGGTGTTAGAAACAGGCATGCCAACACTCTATATCACCACACCGGTTATTTACGAAAACAAAATTATCGGGGTGGTATGTTTGAGGGTAGATGTAATGGTGATTGGCAAGCTCATGAGGAGCGTCCGGTTAGGAGAAACAGGGGAAACCTATCTTATCAATAAAGATGGTTTTATGATTTCTGAATCCAGGTTTGTAAAAGATCTGAAGAACTTTGGTATTGTTCGCCAGAGAACGACCCTGGAACTCAAAGTAATTAATCCAAAAACAGGAAAATTTATCAGGAGCGTTAAGGAATGTCTTAAGGGAGGCAGCGGACATGACGGAGAAGGATATGAAGACTACCGTGGTGTACAGGTATTGGGTTTTTGGCAATGGATTCCTGAACTCAACTGGGGTGTTATCGCAGAAATCGATGTAAATGAAGGTTATGGTACAGTAAAAAAACTCCATACTATTGTTTCTACAATCATGGTGCTTGTTACCTTCGTTGTTATTTCTTTTGCGTTCTTTTTCGGTAAAAAGATATCCGAACCGCTACTATACCTCACCGAAGTAACAAAAAGCATTTTGGAAGGTGACTACAGCAAACGGGTAAAAATTATCTCCGATGACGAAGTCGGGGAACTATCAAACTCTTTCAATAAAATGGCAAGTTTTCTGGAAGAGAAGACCCAAATACTAAAAGAATATACTACAAATTTGGAAAAAACCGTTGAGGAAAGGACCAAAGACCTTATCCGTATTAACCAGGAACTTGAAAACCAGAGCAGTAATTTAGAAAGGGCGTACAGGGAATTACTCACGCTTGATCAGATGAAGGATAAAATGATACGTGATGTATCTCACGAACTCAAATCTCCCGTTGCCCAGGTACAAATGGCAATTGATCTGTGGTCAAAGGAAGTAAAGAAGGGGAATCTGGACCCTTCCAAAGAAGAGATTTTTAATAAGATTATCAACGACAGCCTGCGGAGGCTGCGCAAAACTATCGACAGCATCCTTGATCTCTCTGTTTTGGAATCAGGCCGTCTACTATTTAAAAAAGAACCCATCTATCTGAACGAACTGACCGCCCAGACAGTCAGTGGCATGCGGCTCCTTGCAGAAAAAAAAGGGCTGGTTCTGACATGTCAAATTCCTGACATGGTACCACCGGTGATCGGCGATAAGGATGAAATTCAGCGGGTAATCACCAATCTTATTGACAACTCCATAAAATATACAGAGGCAGGGGAAATCCATATCTCGGTAGAACAAAAGGGATATTATCTGGAATTTGTTATTAAAGATACCGGAGTAGGGATTGGGCTGCCAAAAGAGAAATTTACCAAATTATTTGAAAGATTCTTCCAGGAACGCCCGCGAATGGATGGTGCAGGAGTAGGTCTAGCAATATGCAAAAACATCATTGAGGTCCATCAGGGGCAATTGAGTGTGGAAAGCGAAGGTCCCGGGAAAGGTTCAACATTCAGATTTATCTTACCAGTAGCATAA
- a CDS encoding radical SAM protein, which yields MNYKPYAISWNTTYRCNLRCSHCYLDTNALTKQSANELSTREGFTLIDQIAELNPHVLLILTGGEPLLREDIYDLAAYASQKGMMVVLGTNGNMIDDDRAKKLKESGVAGIGISLDSIAPEKHDTFRGIPGAWESTLNGIEACRRQGIEFQIQTTVTRENFNEIPEILEFSCNLGAKVFNLFFLVCTGKGQELTDITPQQYDQALHQLYELQKNYREKMMVGAKCAPHYRRIVYEHDPSSPLIRAYAGGCPAATHYCRITPEGDVTPCPYMPDSSGNVKEKSFADIWKNAADFQTLRFDNLHGRCGICEFKHLCKGCRARALATTGNQMDEDAWCNYIPGNYGNKVIQLSSSETFGIEEHFTMNWDAGAKNILKQIPSFSRGMVIKNIENYAAKKNLYTITTGIMKAAREEMISNKRTAFPIKNKTEGLTEKEDKDQNGEIPWREEARKRVESAPDFVRPGILKLMQKKARLHGYKEITSQFLSEIRDESMRLASDRIRNIGFDELRMDAWDKAKEKLKSVRKKEVVDTIKKFLEERTIRNDGIIAKFQAYMKAADKTKEEKVSASPVWTSEAKKRLERAPVFVRNRAKKSLEDFAVQQGFTEITLELMDQYMKNIPSFVKKNFQTNPDNPDSE from the coding sequence ATGAATTACAAACCATATGCAATCTCGTGGAATACGACCTACCGGTGTAACTTACGCTGCAGTCATTGTTATCTGGATACCAATGCACTAACCAAACAATCAGCCAATGAACTCAGCACCCGGGAAGGATTTACCCTCATAGACCAAATAGCGGAACTGAATCCTCATGTATTACTGATCCTTACCGGTGGCGAACCCTTGTTAAGGGAGGATATTTACGATCTTGCCGCATACGCCTCACAAAAGGGAATGATGGTCGTACTGGGTACAAACGGGAACATGATTGATGATGACCGGGCAAAAAAACTAAAAGAGAGCGGCGTGGCAGGCATTGGTATCAGCCTCGATTCTATTGCACCGGAAAAACACGATACCTTCCGGGGGATTCCCGGCGCATGGGAGAGTACCCTTAACGGCATAGAGGCATGCCGCAGACAAGGAATTGAGTTTCAGATACAAACGACAGTCACCCGGGAAAATTTCAATGAGATTCCAGAAATTCTCGAGTTCTCCTGCAACCTAGGCGCCAAGGTATTTAACCTGTTTTTTTTAGTGTGTACCGGGAAAGGACAGGAATTAACGGACATTACACCTCAGCAATATGATCAGGCATTGCATCAGCTTTATGAATTACAAAAAAATTATCGTGAAAAGATGATGGTTGGGGCAAAGTGTGCGCCCCACTACCGGAGGATAGTATATGAACACGACCCATCATCCCCCCTTATCAGGGCATATGCAGGTGGTTGTCCGGCTGCCACTCATTATTGCAGGATAACCCCCGAAGGGGATGTTACCCCGTGCCCTTACATGCCGGATAGTTCAGGAAATGTAAAAGAGAAAAGCTTCGCCGATATCTGGAAAAACGCGGCTGATTTCCAAACCCTGAGGTTTGATAACCTTCATGGCAGATGTGGCATATGCGAGTTTAAGCATCTCTGTAAAGGCTGCAGGGCAAGGGCATTGGCCACAACAGGAAATCAAATGGACGAAGATGCATGGTGCAACTATATCCCCGGGAATTATGGCAATAAGGTTATTCAACTATCGTCATCCGAAACCTTTGGAATTGAGGAACATTTTACCATGAACTGGGACGCAGGGGCAAAAAACATCCTGAAGCAAATCCCTTCCTTCAGCCGGGGTATGGTTATTAAAAACATAGAAAACTACGCAGCAAAAAAGAATCTTTACACAATCACCACCGGGATAATGAAAGCTGCGCGGGAAGAAATGATATCGAACAAAAGAACTGCTTTTCCTATAAAGAATAAAACAGAAGGCCTTACGGAAAAAGAAGATAAAGACCAGAATGGTGAAATCCCATGGAGGGAGGAGGCCAGGAAACGTGTGGAAAGTGCCCCTGACTTTGTAAGACCAGGCATCTTAAAGCTTATGCAAAAGAAAGCACGACTGCACGGATACAAGGAAATCACCTCTCAGTTTCTTTCGGAAATCAGGGATGAATCAATGCGGCTTGCGTCAGACCGCATCAGAAATATTGGATTTGATGAACTGAGAATGGACGCATGGGACAAGGCAAAAGAGAAGTTAAAAAGTGTACGCAAGAAAGAGGTTGTTGATACTATTAAGAAATTCCTTGAAGAACGGACAATCAGGAACGATGGAATTATTGCCAAATTTCAGGCATATATGAAGGCTGCTGATAAAACAAAAGAAGAAAAAGTATCTGCATCACCCGTATGGACAAGTGAAGCAAAAAAACGTCTGGAAAGAGCACCGGTTTTTGTTAGAAACAGGGCAAAGAAATCGCTCGAAGATTTCGCTGTTCAGCAGGGTTTTACGGAAATTACCCTTGAGCTGATGGACCAATATATGAAAAATATTCCTTCTTTTGTTAAAAAGAATTTTCAAACAAACCCTGATAATCCTGATTCTGAATAA
- a CDS encoding SBBP repeat-containing protein — protein sequence MTRRTKPFRVLTAVLLTTLPINMFLIYQEDRKGFADCARQGEVRQHDFSEQLHFNDPASWCLKPEFEIKIFQSEKQEIVQNIGKIQIPFIANEGQTDEQVAFYTGYSGGKVFVTKDGEIVYLFNHDPQLAGIVLKEKLIGKKISSVKGEQEAITKVCYLKGQDVSGWRSGISVFDSVNLGEVYEGVELKLMVRGNTIEKCFFIGPGGDPGTIQQSLDGVYALKVNEKGQLEAKTTQGFVSFTKPVAYQEIDGKRVEVGCKYVVREPSFLKEVTQEANKHDGDGYHFTYGFCVSSYDKTRELVIDPLLASTYLGGSAADYISSIAIDTEGNIYAAGGTLSSDFPATAGAYDTHFNKRYDAFIVKTNSDLTELLGATYLGGSFDDYGYPVAIDTDGNIYVAGTTRSTDFPVTAGAYQTSINGYVDTFIAKLNSDLTKLLASTFLGGAYYDYGNALAIDADKNIYVGGYTDSSDFPTSPDAYDTAFKNSYAVFLSKLDNNLTGLQASTYLGGSSDDRAYSIALDRWGNVYITGKTSSSDFPTTARVYDNSYNGFGGDAFVSRLNGNLTRLLSSTYLGGSSGDEGTSLAIDIRGNVYVTGKTASFDFPTTPNAYSTSFRGGSSDAFVSLLEGSLANLISSTFLGGSSGENGSFIALDSEGSVYVTGNTSSSDFPTTPGAFDNSYNNGGDVFISRFDVGLSRLLSSTYLGGSAGEEGSSLAIDFSGNIYVAGKTTSSDFPVIQGAYDTLYGGFGGDAFLSRFNMKESVNK from the coding sequence ATGACAAGGAGAACCAAGCCTTTCAGGGTACTTACAGCCGTTTTACTTACAACATTACCAATTAACATGTTTCTGATTTACCAGGAAGATAGAAAGGGATTTGCAGACTGTGCCAGGCAGGGTGAAGTCAGGCAGCATGATTTTTCTGAACAATTACATTTTAACGATCCGGCATCCTGGTGCTTAAAACCGGAGTTTGAAATCAAAATTTTTCAATCGGAAAAACAGGAGATAGTACAGAATATAGGGAAAATTCAGATACCTTTTATAGCCAACGAAGGTCAGACTGATGAACAAGTAGCTTTTTACACAGGATATTCCGGCGGAAAAGTATTTGTGACGAAAGACGGAGAAATTGTTTACTTATTCAATCATGATCCGCAATTGGCGGGGATTGTTCTGAAAGAGAAACTTATAGGAAAAAAAATTTCATCTGTAAAAGGGGAACAAGAAGCAATCACGAAGGTTTGTTATTTGAAAGGACAGGATGTTTCCGGCTGGAGGTCAGGCATTTCCGTTTTTGACAGCGTAAATCTTGGTGAAGTTTATGAGGGGGTAGAACTAAAACTGATGGTGCGGGGTAATACTATCGAAAAGTGTTTTTTCATAGGGCCAGGAGGAGATCCCGGTACGATACAGCAAAGTCTTGACGGGGTATATGCCTTAAAGGTAAATGAAAAAGGGCAGCTTGAGGCAAAGACAACACAAGGGTTTGTTTCTTTTACAAAACCTGTTGCATATCAGGAAATAGATGGTAAAAGGGTTGAAGTTGGATGTAAATATGTGGTTCGCGAACCTTCATTTCTTAAAGAGGTAACGCAAGAAGCGAATAAGCACGATGGAGACGGATATCATTTTACTTACGGCTTTTGTGTCTCATCCTACGATAAAACACGTGAACTTGTTATTGACCCTCTCCTGGCATCTACCTATTTGGGAGGTTCTGCTGCTGATTATATAAGCTCTATAGCAATAGATACCGAAGGCAATATTTATGCAGCAGGAGGAACTTTATCATCAGATTTTCCGGCAACGGCAGGTGCATATGATACCCACTTTAACAAGCGGTATGATGCATTTATTGTAAAAACCAACAGCGACTTAACAGAGCTTCTTGGCGCTACCTATTTAGGCGGATCTTTTGACGATTATGGCTATCCGGTCGCCATAGACACTGATGGAAATATTTACGTGGCAGGAACTACCAGATCAACTGATTTCCCGGTGACTGCCGGTGCTTATCAGACTTCTATCAATGGTTATGTTGATACATTTATAGCAAAGTTGAATAGTGACCTGACAAAACTGCTTGCTTCTACCTTTTTGGGTGGAGCTTATTACGATTACGGCAATGCTCTGGCAATAGATGCGGATAAAAATATCTATGTGGGGGGGTATACCGATTCATCTGATTTCCCAACATCACCGGATGCCTATGATACGGCATTTAAAAATTCTTATGCAGTTTTTTTGTCAAAACTGGACAATAATTTGACCGGTCTTCAGGCGTCTACCTACCTGGGCGGATCATCCGATGATCGTGCTTATTCGATAGCGTTAGACCGTTGGGGAAATGTCTATATAACAGGAAAGACTTCATCGTCCGATTTTCCAACAACTGCACGTGTTTATGATAATTCGTATAATGGTTTTGGCGGAGATGCCTTCGTCTCAAGGCTTAACGGTAACCTGACAAGGCTCCTCTCTTCCACCTATCTAGGTGGATCTTCCGGGGATGAAGGCACCTCGTTAGCTATTGATATAAGAGGAAATGTGTACGTTACCGGCAAAACTGCATCGTTTGATTTTCCGACAACGCCAAATGCCTATAGTACTTCTTTCCGCGGAGGTAGTTCTGATGCCTTTGTATCGTTACTTGAGGGGAGTTTAGCAAATCTCATTTCCTCAACCTTCCTGGGTGGATCCTCCGGAGAGAATGGCAGTTTTATTGCCCTGGATTCCGAAGGGAGTGTCTATGTAACTGGCAACACTTCTTCATCGGACTTCCCGACGACTCCTGGTGCTTTTGATAATTCCTATAATAACGGGGGAGATGTATTTATTTCAAGATTCGATGTCGGGTTGTCCAGACTTCTGTCGTCCACGTATCTGGGAGGCTCCGCTGGAGAAGAAGGCAGTTCCCTGGCCATAGATTTCTCTGGAAATATCTATGTGGCCGGCAAGACTACTTCTTCTGATTTTCCGGTAATTCAGGGTGCTTACGATACTTTATACGGAGGGTTTGGCGGAGATGCCTTTCTTTCAAGGTTCAATATGAAAGAATCCGTTAACAAATAA
- a CDS encoding glycosyltransferase family 9 protein: MQEKDPRYNTADIRTSSLSPFFNAPLQKYVLMIRPGALGDVIVTLPTFSAIRRYFQGSHIEVMGSTSFLEIVKGRFYADTISRFDQADMAAFFVKDIQISETIKKRFSAMDVIISFAMDKEHIMITRLETTGARHVIQYSPFPPDGERIHITDHFLKFLDLLGIPYDSKIPELFLQKEDRLFADNFIKDRVDTSKRLLVAVHPGSGGQKKCWPVKRFAGLISRLEEEMDACVFVISGPADNEIIERLRGEIRKDLIMVERLSIPCLAAVIKQCNLFIGNDSGVTHLAAATGTDTIAIFGPTDPVIWGPRGEQIEILYHRLPCSPCLPDKRKNCTLQACLENITVDDVIQKIRLHHG, translated from the coding sequence GTGCAAGAAAAAGATCCCCGCTACAACACAGCAGACATTCGCACGTCATCCCTTTCTCCGTTTTTTAACGCACCGCTACAAAAATATGTATTAATGATACGCCCTGGCGCACTTGGTGATGTTATTGTTACCTTACCAACCTTCAGCGCTATTCGCAGGTATTTTCAGGGATCACACATTGAGGTAATGGGTTCTACGTCCTTTCTGGAAATTGTAAAAGGGCGTTTTTATGCTGATACTATTAGCCGGTTTGATCAGGCGGATATGGCTGCCTTCTTTGTTAAAGATATTCAAATATCTGAAACGATAAAAAAGAGGTTCAGCGCTATGGATGTCATTATTTCATTTGCCATGGATAAAGAGCATATAATGATTACACGTCTGGAAACTACAGGGGCAAGGCATGTTATTCAGTATAGCCCCTTTCCACCCGATGGTGAAAGGATTCATATAACAGACCATTTCCTTAAGTTTCTGGATTTGCTGGGGATACCGTATGACAGTAAGATTCCTGAACTATTTCTGCAAAAGGAAGATAGACTTTTCGCTGATAATTTTATAAAAGACAGGGTTGATACTTCTAAAAGATTGTTGGTTGCAGTTCATCCCGGAAGTGGCGGTCAGAAAAAATGCTGGCCGGTGAAACGTTTTGCCGGACTGATCAGCAGGCTGGAGGAGGAAATGGATGCATGTGTTTTTGTCATTTCAGGTCCGGCAGACAATGAGATTATTGAGAGGCTCAGGGGGGAAATTAGAAAGGATCTTATTATGGTTGAAAGACTTTCTATACCCTGTTTAGCTGCGGTAATAAAACAGTGTAATCTTTTTATCGGTAATGATTCCGGCGTTACCCATTTAGCGGCTGCCACAGGAACTGACACGATCGCAATCTTCGGGCCAACAGATCCCGTTATATGGGGGCCTCGCGGAGAACAGATAGAGATACTTTACCATCGTTTACCTTGCAGTCCTTGTTTGCCAGATAAAAGGAAGAATTGTACATTGCAAGCCTGCCTGGAAAACATCACCGTTGATGATGTTATTCAGAAAATAAGGTTGCATCATGGATGA
- the speY gene encoding deoxyhypusine synthase, translating into MLKKSKQCQLQHKYLRKPRILPQMLRKSMKVKDLVDEYSRSGAFNAGRLAEACKLYCHMIDKEATITVTLSGAMSPTGMGGVLITLMEKGFIDCIISTGANLYHDLHFALNLPVHQGDFRVDDTELYKAGIERIYDIFITDEILLKTDKFIQDVAHKIPADNPISTADFHYSLGNAVLTDTPSPHLSFVAQAARYNVPVFVSSPGDSSIGMNLSYLKLMGKGIIIDTDLDVLQSTAIIFKSKKNGVLSIGGGSPKNFYMQTQPTLAQILDIGKGGHDYFIQLTTDAPHWGGLSGATPSEAISWGKIRSEEVKNHVVVYSDATITMPLIASYAISERKPCKKKHLYRYLPDYVKSLKRNVKK; encoded by the coding sequence ATGCTAAAAAAATCAAAACAGTGTCAGTTACAACACAAATACCTGCGTAAGCCAAGGATATTACCCCAGATGCTGAGAAAGAGTATGAAGGTCAAAGATCTGGTTGACGAATACAGTCGGTCAGGGGCATTTAACGCGGGAAGGCTGGCGGAGGCGTGCAAGCTTTACTGTCATATGATAGATAAGGAAGCTACAATTACCGTAACCCTTTCCGGTGCGATGTCACCAACCGGAATGGGAGGGGTACTCATAACGCTTATGGAAAAAGGTTTTATAGATTGTATTATTTCTACAGGCGCGAATCTTTATCATGATCTTCATTTTGCTTTAAACCTTCCGGTACATCAGGGAGATTTTAGGGTAGATGATACAGAATTGTATAAGGCAGGTATTGAACGTATTTACGATATTTTTATTACGGATGAGATTCTCCTTAAGACTGATAAGTTTATTCAGGATGTTGCTCATAAAATTCCCGCAGATAATCCTATTTCTACTGCGGACTTCCATTATAGCTTAGGTAACGCTGTTTTAACAGATACCCCTTCACCTCATCTGAGTTTTGTAGCGCAGGCTGCAAGGTACAATGTGCCTGTATTTGTTTCTTCTCCGGGCGATTCATCAATCGGGATGAATCTCTCTTATCTGAAACTTATGGGTAAAGGTATTATTATCGATACAGACCTTGATGTTCTTCAATCAACAGCAATTATCTTCAAAAGTAAAAAGAACGGCGTGTTGAGTATTGGGGGAGGTTCTCCAAAGAATTTTTATATGCAGACACAACCAACCCTGGCGCAAATACTTGACATCGGTAAAGGAGGGCATGATTATTTTATCCAGCTTACAACTGATGCACCACATTGGGGAGGGCTCTCAGGGGCAACGCCATCAGAGGCTATATCATGGGGAAAGATACGCAGTGAAGAAGTAAAAAATCATGTAGTTGTTTATAGCGATGCTACAATAACAATGCCTCTTATTGCAAGTTACGCCATATCAGAAAGAAAACCATGTAAGAAAAAACATCTCTATCGTTACCTGCCGGATTATGTGAAAAGTTTAAAAAGAAATGTTAAGAAATAG